One genomic window of Daphnia pulex isolate KAP4 chromosome 12, ASM2113471v1 includes the following:
- the LOC124208571 gene encoding homeotic protein empty spiracles-like, with protein MMPRAATPESKSPSTPTGPMPASAARPKIGFSIDFLVGTGGGGNNNKRNSPKSSAVSEATEKKKLAAVGGHQEDARESSPVHSVTPDSSRSASPTADHSSSRIRRLSGQQQQQQPAVIGPGSPLFQSWNPASVIPASSGHHPPPYLDMAALANLRQLYEQQQQQQQQQQHPGSGRPNFFPPHHPGSAFSPANFPPPPQPPPGQSAMAGNSHSPAGMIRPDQQSSLAAQQWWLLAQARQHQQRLFAAAAVASHRFPPGPADLAGFLLSPFRKPKRVRTAFSPSQLLKLEHAFEKNHYVVGAERKQLAQSLNLTETQVKVWFQNRRTKHKRVQQDGEDGPEDQPPDGKNKNRSSGGSGGGGGGASSSGGSGSGHKSHQHQQMQMMAGHSIGDEEDDDSDMSCDIELEDSDDPSMDHQQHQQPHLPRHHHHHQAT; from the exons ATGATGCCTCGTGCGGCCACTCCGGAATCCAAGAGTCCGTCGACGCCGACCGGGCCGATGCCGGCGTCGGCTGCCCGTCCAAAGATCGGATTCTCCATCGACTTCCTAGTGGGaacgggcggcggcggcaacaacaacaagaggaaCAGTCCAAAGTCGTCGGCCGTCAGTGAGGcgacggaaaagaagaaattggcgGCCGTCGGAGGCCATCAAGAAGATGCCAGAGAGTCGTCGCCGGTCCATTCGGTCACACCGGACTCGAGCCGATCGGCCAGTCCGACTGCCGATCACTCCAGCAGTCGAATCCGACGGCTGagcggccagcagcaacaacagcagccggcCGTTATCGGGCCTGGATCGCCGCTCTTCCAGTCGTGGAATCCAGCGTCAGTCATTCCGGCCTCGTCCGGCCATCACCCGCCACCTTATCTCGACATGGCCGCCTTGGCCAACCTCCGGCAGCTTTAcgagcaacagcaacaacaacaacaacaacaacaacatccggGATCGGGCCGGCCCAATTTCTTCCCACCTCATCACCCGGGCTCGGCCTTTTCGCCGGCCAACTTCCCACCACCTCCGCAACCGCCTCCTGGACAATCGGCCATGGCCGGCAACAGTCACAGTCCAGCCGGAATGATCCGGCCGGATCAGCAATCCAGTCTGGCCGCCCAGCAGTGGTGGCTGCTGGCCCAGGCCCGTCAACATCAGCAGCGACTCTTCGCCGCAGCTGCTGTCGCCTCCCACCGTTTCCCGCCAG GGCCGGCTGATTTGGCTGGATTCCTTCTGTCGCCGTTCCGCAAGCCGAAGCGCGTGCGGACGGCCTTCTCGCCCAGTCAACTGCTCAAGTTGGAACACGCGTTCGAAAAGAATCACTACGTCGTCGGAGCCGAGCGCAAGCAGCTGGCCCAGTCGCTCAATCTCACCGAAACTcag GTCAAAGTTTGGTTCCAAAATCGGAGGACAAAGCACAAAAGAGTCCAGCAGGATGGGGAAGACGGGCCGGAGGATCAACCGCCGGATGGCAAGAATAAGAACAGATCCAGCGGTGgcagcggcggtggtggcggaggcgcttcttcttccggtGGCAGCGGCAGCGGCCACAAGAGTCACCAGCATCAGCAGATGCAGATGATGGCCGGCCACAGCATCGGCGACGAGGAGGACGACGACAGCGACATGTCGTGCGACATTGAGCTGGAGGATTCCGACGATCCGTCGATGGATCACCAACAGCACCAGCAGCCGCACCTGCctcgccaccaccaccaccatcaagccacttga